One window from the genome of Gimesia aquarii encodes:
- a CDS encoding OpgC family protein, with translation MESTDTSPLKQPVQRDLRIDFFRGLALLMILIDHVENMLGVSLLSSFTLKGFGYCDAAEVFVFLSGYLYGIVYSRVYRQYGSLGCFKKSLHRGFGLYLATLLTLGCCLAISIPFAIENVQISKHLFLFPLLEAPVKSTAYLLNLFYTPYGFEILRFYILLFLFLSPALFWLFKRSVALACLVSFGIYSLSQFFDWSTIPMAYSQFGRFYFNPLSWQLLFFIGLVIGSKNYDKKSVLIYNAFLKYFALLIVLCAFYIDFIEPRLFSSNGIVKSPWFHLLASMQLKQTLGLFRLINFLALAYYVSSITSSMQPFWKSKLAFPLVVCGQHPLIVYCLGLVLLYLNVVLFNELSLGPKWILPFHFIGCGISISVALAVHQYYKLKN, from the coding sequence ATGGAATCTACTGACACATCCCCTTTGAAACAACCTGTGCAACGAGACCTGCGAATCGATTTTTTTCGAGGGCTTGCATTGCTTATGATCTTAATTGATCATGTAGAAAACATGTTGGGGGTTTCGCTACTGAGCAGTTTCACATTAAAAGGTTTTGGCTATTGTGATGCCGCTGAAGTTTTCGTGTTTTTGTCGGGATACTTATATGGCATTGTTTACAGTCGTGTGTATCGACAATATGGCTCTCTGGGATGTTTTAAAAAGTCTTTGCATCGTGGTTTTGGACTTTACCTCGCTACTCTTCTTACTCTTGGTTGTTGTTTGGCAATTAGTATTCCGTTCGCGATTGAAAATGTTCAAATTTCAAAACATCTCTTTTTGTTTCCGCTCCTAGAAGCTCCTGTCAAATCGACAGCTTATTTATTGAATCTCTTCTATACGCCCTATGGATTCGAAATTCTACGTTTTTATATTCTCCTCTTCTTGTTTTTAAGCCCGGCACTTTTCTGGCTATTTAAGAGAAGTGTCGCATTGGCGTGTTTAGTGTCTTTTGGAATTTATTCACTCAGTCAATTTTTTGACTGGTCCACCATCCCAATGGCCTACAGCCAATTCGGACGATTCTATTTCAATCCTTTGTCCTGGCAACTTCTGTTCTTTATTGGGCTCGTTATTGGTTCGAAAAACTACGATAAGAAGTCCGTTCTTATATACAACGCATTCTTGAAGTATTTTGCGCTTTTGATCGTTTTGTGCGCGTTCTACATTGATTTTATTGAACCACGGTTATTTTCGAGCAACGGGATAGTCAAGTCTCCGTGGTTTCATTTATTAGCATCTATGCAATTGAAACAAACGCTTGGCCTCTTTCGACTGATTAATTTTTTAGCACTCGCATATTATGTGAGTTCAATTACATCATCCATGCAACCGTTCTGGAAGTCTAAGTTGGCATTTCCTTTGGTTGTCTGCGGACAGCATCCACTAATTGTTTATTGCTTGGGGCTTGTTTTACTGTATTTAAACGTTGTGTTGTTTAACGAATTGTCACTAGGTCCTAAATGGATTTTACCGTTCCATTTTATAGGATGTGGAATCTCCATTTCTGTAGCACTAGCAGTTCACCAGTATTATAAACTAAAGAATTGA
- a CDS encoding sulfatase, with product MEKRSEIKNYTFATVEIVSWLFPNTVLTGLVFLLFLIEQILHFINHTSIWINGGLTVGAQLGLVGISFLAWTLIIWIGYSYFKLVIRVINRVSLNAYERIIFIVSLIPLVIFVNLYIWSWVFFARLGIFPDLDAIYFAALNVNMLSKYFWQAERSIWVMTLIGILLISFVCSLVFSWCLRQPRLLRRCGKDLFIPQIIIFLVCINTVFFLSDFLSSKHYQLLEPQDRIEALKNPWASSTFELRYHTNPTVTLACSVFNGTANVLTDEIPLKYMSPLGSIKPGFFPAISPDKKKNIILITIESLRSDTILMEHQGKLVMPHVEKLARNGHFFPNCYASSTHSDYSDPAILSSLYPLRSTRTHFYGKEDPWPKVMIYDLLKEYDYATAMFSSQNEAWSNMHLFYESPCLDIFFDSRTYKGQTISEKGYFSHWQSETGMIAGKLDDAITIDHAIDWMERQHQQQIPFFMSLNLQTSHFPYERPDDQAGPFHPCKLDSKTTLYDYSLEERPVVKNAYFNALNYVDLQIGRLLDSLQKNEISDETIIVITGDHGEAFYENGFAGHATFPFETVLKVGLVINSPTINAPKIDKYLVHAVDIVPTITAFLGIPTHPAFQGIDIFSKERPANDERVIFVHACNPIVNTDAIVTGIGWKYVINHRTEKHKIFLLPTDLEPHSNLIEEENQVAEILHRLCSEWRKNQLTYYNSTRYYNWFYAPKPPRIRKEDLAVLRKRASEL from the coding sequence TTGGAAAAACGGTCAGAGATTAAAAATTATACTTTTGCAACCGTTGAGATTGTGAGTTGGCTTTTTCCAAACACAGTACTTACGGGTTTGGTATTTTTACTATTTCTGATTGAACAGATACTACATTTCATTAATCATACCAGTATCTGGATTAATGGTGGGTTAACCGTAGGGGCACAATTAGGATTAGTTGGAATTTCTTTTCTCGCATGGACACTTATTATCTGGATCGGCTATTCGTACTTTAAACTAGTCATCAGAGTAATCAATCGTGTCTCTTTGAATGCTTATGAGCGAATAATCTTTATTGTGTCTCTCATTCCACTTGTTATTTTTGTGAATTTATACATTTGGAGTTGGGTATTTTTCGCCAGACTGGGTATTTTTCCAGACCTCGATGCGATTTATTTTGCAGCGCTCAATGTAAATATGCTTAGTAAATACTTTTGGCAAGCTGAAAGATCAATCTGGGTGATGACTCTCATTGGAATACTTCTGATTTCTTTTGTCTGTTCGCTGGTTTTTTCTTGGTGTTTGAGACAACCAAGGCTGTTACGCAGATGTGGGAAAGACTTATTTATTCCACAAATTATCATCTTTCTTGTATGTATAAACACTGTGTTTTTCTTATCTGATTTTCTTTCCAGCAAGCACTATCAATTACTTGAACCACAAGATCGAATCGAAGCGTTAAAAAATCCATGGGCATCTTCTACTTTTGAGTTGCGATATCATACCAACCCGACAGTTACACTAGCCTGCAGTGTTTTCAATGGTACTGCTAATGTATTAACTGATGAAATACCTTTAAAATACATGTCTCCTTTGGGGAGCATAAAACCTGGATTTTTCCCTGCTATCTCCCCAGATAAAAAAAAGAATATCATTCTGATTACGATTGAATCACTTCGTAGTGATACAATTTTGATGGAACACCAGGGGAAACTGGTAATGCCTCATGTGGAAAAATTGGCTAGAAATGGACATTTCTTCCCTAATTGTTATGCCAGTAGCACCCACTCTGATTATTCTGATCCCGCAATCTTATCATCACTTTATCCATTGCGTAGCACGCGTACTCATTTCTACGGCAAAGAAGATCCTTGGCCGAAGGTGATGATTTATGACTTACTCAAGGAATATGATTATGCTACTGCCATGTTCTCTTCACAAAATGAAGCGTGGAGTAATATGCATCTATTCTATGAGAGTCCTTGTTTAGATATCTTCTTTGACTCAAGAACATATAAAGGACAAACAATTTCTGAAAAGGGTTATTTCTCCCATTGGCAATCAGAAACAGGTATGATTGCTGGAAAATTAGATGATGCAATTACTATTGACCACGCTATTGATTGGATGGAAAGACAACACCAACAACAAATACCTTTTTTTATGTCTCTCAATCTTCAAACATCACATTTTCCATATGAACGTCCCGATGACCAAGCTGGGCCTTTTCATCCATGTAAACTTGACTCTAAAACAACGCTCTATGATTATTCTCTTGAAGAAAGGCCTGTAGTTAAAAATGCTTATTTTAATGCATTAAACTATGTAGACTTACAAATTGGGCGACTTCTCGACTCTCTACAAAAAAATGAGATCAGTGACGAAACTATTATTGTGATTACTGGGGACCATGGAGAAGCTTTTTATGAAAACGGGTTCGCGGGTCATGCAACTTTCCCATTTGAGACTGTGTTAAAAGTTGGATTAGTTATAAACTCTCCTACTATTAATGCTCCAAAAATCGATAAGTATCTCGTACATGCAGTTGATATAGTTCCCACTATTACTGCCTTTCTTGGCATTCCAACACATCCTGCCTTTCAAGGAATCGATATATTCTCAAAAGAAAGACCTGCGAATGATGAAAGGGTTATTTTCGTTCATGCTTGTAACCCCATTGTTAATACTGACGCAATTGTTACTGGCATTGGTTGGAAGTATGTAATTAATCATCGAACTGAGAAACACAAAATATTCTTGCTACCAACAGATCTTGAACCTCATTCTAACCTGATAGAAGAAGAAAATCAGGTGGCGGAAATACTACACAGACTTTGCTCAGAATGGCGGAAAAATCAACTTACATATTATAATTCAACGCGTTACTATAATTGGTTTTATGCACCAAAACCACCGCGCATTCGGAAAGAAGATTTGGCGGTTTTGAGAAAACGTGCTAGTGAATTGTAA